The sequence ACGTTGCCACGGCAGTCTCAGTTCGTAGAACATTCGCTCCTAGACTTATTGATAAACTATTAGGTCTCAATGAAAGCATCTTAAGCTCATTTGGTGAAAAACCGCCTTCTGGCCCTACAATAACTGAAATATTTGAGTGTATACTCTTCTGCTTTGAAGAATTGGCTTCTGTAAATACTTGCGGGGCATATGTGTGCTCACGTATTAGCTGTACGCCTAGCATGCTCGCCCCTTGTTTATTGTCCTCATTCTTCAAGTCATTTGAGTATAATATAGGCATGATTTTTAATAATGTATTATTTTCATCTTCATTTTCATTAGCATATATTATGGAATTATCTATGTTCTGCTTGAGGAAAAGACTAAGTGATGTTAATGGCATAAGAATGGGTGGTATTAAACGTTCGGATTGTTCTGTAGATTCGATAATACATTTTATCAATCTTTGATTATTAAAATTATGGAATTGAGATCTTTCTGTGACTAATGGAATAATTTTTGTCACCCCAAGTTGTACAGCCATATCTATGGCATATAACATTCTATCACTTTTAATAATCGATATCCCTAAAGTAAGGTCAGGTTCGATTATTACTTTTCTTAAAATGTTAGTAAGGTCAACACGTAAATTATTTTTTGTTATATCGGTAATTTGTGCTATAAATTCACCATCTATACCGTTAAAAATTCTAAAATGATCGCCAATTTTTAGTCTTAATACTGTTTTAAGGTAGTGACTATGATCTTCTGCAAGATTTAACGAATAATTTTCAATTAGTTTGATATTACTATATATTCTATGCAGACGAGAAATTTTCATAATTTTAACTTTTTCATTTACTTCAAAATATTATTGTAATAATTAAAACTATGTTTTGAGTAAAAATATATTATTAAAGAAAAAACAACAATAAAAAAAACTGACTCAAACAGAAGACTTACAAAAATAGAAGATAGTTTGTTTAAAACACTTCACAAAAAAGGTAATCCTTTAGGTTGCTGTGAACAAATTGCAGAAGGGGCTGGAAGCAGCAGCCTTGCAAAATAAAACGGAGGAGATTATATCATGAGTAAAATAATAGGTCTAATGTAAGTAAAAAATGGTTAGATATATGTTTATATGAGTCCAACAATAAACCGATATATAATCGTTTTTCCAACGATAAGTTAGGGCATGAAGAATTAATTTTTTTACAACCTCTACAGTCTGCGATAATGTATGACCATCATACGGATTGCCATGAAAAGACTTTGACGCTAATATTATGCGTAAGGTGAATTAGTAATTAACGTTGTATTTTAATCTTAAACTACTATTTCTGAATTTATAATTGCTGCTAATATATTTATTAGACAGAGAACTTTGAACTACAGTTTGTAATCCTTAAAGTTAGTTGGTAGCGAGGGAGGGATTTGAACCCCCGACACGCGGATTATGATTCCGCTGCTCTAACCAACTGAGCTACCCCGCCATGATGGAAAGAGCCTCAGGAAGATAAGCTCTATTAAAATTTTGTTAATAGAGCTATAGAAAAACTTTAACGTTTAGAGAACTGAGTACTTTTTCTAGCCTTATGCTTACCATATTTTTTCCGTTCCACAACTCTTGAGTCTCTAGTTAAGAAACCAGATTTACGTAAAATACTGTGAAATTCTGGAGCAATTTTATCAAGGGCTCTAGCAACACCATGTAATACAGCCCCCATTTGCCCTGACATTCCGCCACCTTTAACAGTACATATTATATCATATTGTCCAGAAGTTTTCGTTACAACAAATGGCTGTAAGAGAGATTTGGTATGAGCTTCACGAGTGAAATATTGCTCAACATTTTTGTTGTTAACAATTACCCTACCACTACCACTTTTTAACCAAACTCGGGCAATTGCGTTTTTTCTTCTACCAGTACCATAAACTTTATTATCACTGTTTTCTACAGACGTTTTTTGCTTAACTAACTTACTATGAACTGTAGCGTTTTTGGTGTTTTCGCTTTGAAGCTTTAATGTTGTCATAATTCACTATTTTTTATTCTTTGTATTTTTGCTTGCAAAATCATAAAACTCTGGTTGTTGGGCTTCATGTGGGTGTTCATTTTCTGCATAGATATATAGGTTACTCATCTGCTTTGATCCCAGAACATTTCTTGTAATCATTCTTTTTACAGAGAGTTTAACGACACGCTCAGGATACTTACCAGCCAAAATTTTTCCAGCAGTTGTATCTTTTATTCCACCCGGGAAACCAGTATGACGATAATAAATTTTACCATCTTTAAGAGATGATTTTTTACCTGTTAAACAAATATGTTTGGCATTAGTTATTATTACATAATCCCCACAATCTAAATGAGGGGTAAAGGAAGGCTTATGTTTACCACGTAAGATTTTGGCTACTTCACTAGCAAGCCTACCTAATACAAGACCTTTAGCATCTATAACCCACCACTTCTTTTGAATTTGCGATGGTTTTGCAGAATAAGTTTTCACGTTATATATCTTTATTAATTACAATTATACTTGGAAATAGCACAAGAATTACTGTTGCCATTTCCCAATCTGAGCTATATTAAATAGCATTATAACTAGTGTTTTGTCAAGATAAATGTACAATATATTAAATTAGGGCGATTTAAAAGTCACGATTAATGGTAGAATAAGCAGTTCAATGTAATAATGCCATTTATAGTGCAGATGAAGCTTTTAAAACGTAAACTATCCTTTAAATCTTTTTTGTTAAGTTTTCCTGCAAAATACTGATTTAACTTGTTCTTTTGTACTTCATCTAATAATTTTGTATCTTTTGTTGTATATTGCTTTAAATAGCTATGATTAACAAATAATTTTATAACTTGACTTCTTATCTCCTCTTCTATTTCTTGGTAACTACTACCTTTTACATCTTTAAGATTTAGCAAAATCACAGGAAATTGACCTTGACGCTTCATTGCACTTGCATTACTTGCAATTTTTAAGGATTTTAGCTCTTTAGTTTCGTCAAAACCTAAATCTACTTCACCCCCGATAAATAACTTGTTATTTACTCTACCCTCTTCGGGTAAAGGTATACCTCTTTCATCTACTTCTATCTTAAAGAATTTCTAGAGCATACTCATATTCAAACCCTTACCCCACCGTCCTGGTCTAGTGATAAGGATTACTTCTCCACTATCTTCTAATAATTCTTTAATCAATTGTCATGTTAATTTCATTATGTTAGAAACATATTATAAACTTTATTAAGGAATAATAGCACAAACAAACTGGCCTAGCGAGTATATTTATATAAAATAAATTTCTTAAATCACAATGATACCATACAAGACTAAAGGATTATAAGCTACCAGCGTACTTCTGGGGGCAGAGACATTAATATTGCTTCAACATTACCGTCTGTCATTAAGCCAAATAATGTCCCACGGTCGTATAATAAGTTAAACTCAACATATCTGCCACGACGCACTAATTGATAATCTTTTTGCTCTTTGCTCCAAGGTAGAAACATTTTTGTTCTAACAATTTCAGGATATATTGTTAAAAATGCTTGTCCTACATCTTTAGTAAAAGAAAAATCATTATTAAAATTTCCAGTATTTAAATAATCATAAAATATACCTCCTACTCCTCTTGGTTCATTTCTATGTTTTAAGTAAAAATATTCATCGCATTGTTTTGCAAATTTAGGATAATAATTCGGATCATGTTTATTACAAGCTTGTTTAAAAGCAGTATGAAATTTTGCCGTCTCATTTTCATCCGGATAAAATGGCGTCAGGTCACCACCACCGCCAAACCAACGATTAGCAGTTTCAATATAGCGAGTGTTGAAATGGGCTGCCGGCACTAGTGGAGAAGTAAGGTGAGCTACGATAGAAATACCAGTAGCAAAAAATTTCCTACTATTCTCCGTACCAGGTATATTTTTACTAAATTCTGGAGATAATTCTCCAAAAACTGTAGAAATATTCACCCCAACTTTCTCAAATAAGTTACCACGCATTACAGACATCACTCCACCACCACCGCTTTTTCTATCCCAGGGTGTTCGTATGAATTTTGCAGGTACTAAACCTTTCATCTCACTATATTCAAGCTCTATTTTCTCTAATTCGCTACATACTTGATCGCGTAAATTACTGAACCATGTTATCGCCCTTTCTTTATTAGTTATCATATTTTTTTAGCCATTTATAGTATACTCCAAAATTTTCTTCCACTAAGACTTTTTAAAAAATAATTTTTTTATATTGAATGTCTATATTCTGTCTTATGTTTTGCTTGTTGAACTCTAGGTAGAGAAGCGTCCTTATTGTTACCG comes from Candidatus Tisiphia endosymbiont of Nemotelus nigrinus and encodes:
- a CDS encoding RsmE family RNA methyltransferase, whose translation is MKISRLHRIYSNIKLIENYSLNLAEDHSHYLKTVLRLKIGDHFRIFNGIDGEFIAQITDITKNNLRVDLTNILRKVIIEPDLTLGISIIKSDRMLYAIDMAVQLGVTKIIPLVTERSQFHNFNNQRLIKCIIESTEQSERLIPPILMPLTSLSLFLKQNIDNSIIYANENEDENNTLLKIMPILYSNDLKNEDNKQGASMLGVQLIREHTYAPQVFTEANSSKQKSIHSNISVIVGPEGGFSPNELKMLSLRPNSLSISLGANVLRTETAVATCLAQIKLLTTNS
- the rpsI gene encoding 30S ribosomal protein S9; this encodes MTTLKLQSENTKNATVHSKLVKQKTSVENSDNKVYGTGRRKNAIARVWLKSGSGRVIVNNKNVEQYFTREAHTKSLLQPFVVTKTSGQYDIICTVKGGGMSGQMGAVLHGVARALDKIAPEFHSILRKSGFLTRDSRVVERKKYGKHKARKSTQFSKR
- the rplM gene encoding 50S ribosomal protein L13, which produces MKTYSAKPSQIQKKWWVIDAKGLVLGRLASEVAKILRGKHKPSFTPHLDCGDYVIITNAKHICLTGKKSSLKDGKIYYRHTGFPGGIKDTTAGKILAGKYPERVVKLSVKRMITRNVLGSKQMSNLYIYAENEHPHEAQQPEFYDFASKNTKNKK
- the hemF gene encoding oxygen-dependent coproporphyrinogen oxidase, translating into MITNKERAITWFSNLRDQVCSELEKIELEYSEMKGLVPAKFIRTPWDRKSGGGGVMSVMRGNLFEKVGVNISTVFGELSPEFSKNIPGTENSRKFFATGISIVAHLTSPLVPAAHFNTRYIETANRWFGGGGDLTPFYPDENETAKFHTAFKQACNKHDPNYYPKFAKQCDEYFYLKHRNEPRGVGGIFYDYLNTGNFNNDFSFTKDVGQAFLTIYPEIVRTKMFLPWSKEQKDYQLVRRGRYVEFNLLYDRGTLFGLMTDGNVEAILMSLPPEVRW